From a single Bacillota bacterium genomic region:
- a CDS encoding methylmalonyl-CoA carboxyltransferase, producing the protein MSTLDKIADLKERSQKIEQGGGQKRIDKQHAEGKLTARERIERLLDAGSFQELDKFVTHRCTNFGMAEVEAPGEGVVTGYGTIDDRLVFVFAQDFTVLGGSLGEMHAKKICKVLDMALKMGAPVIGLNDSGGARIQEAVDALSGYGQIFYRNTIASGVIPQISVIMGPCAGGAVYSPALTDFIFMVKGTSQMFITGPQVIKAVTGEEVTAEQLGGAMTHNQTSGVAHFAAANEEECIQMIRDLLSYLPSNNAEGTPYREPYDVADRVEPALNTIVPDEANRPYDMKKVIAAIVDNKQYLEVQPYYARNIITCFARLDGYTIGIIANQPNYMAGCLDVNASDKAARFIRFCDAFNIPLLNLVDVPGFLPGTGQEYGGIIRHGAKMLYAYSEATVPKITLVTRKAYGGAYLAMCSRDLGADQVFAWPTAQIAVMGPEGAANIIFKDEIAKAEDPKAVRQQKIEEYTERFANPYVAAQRGFVDAVIEPQETRPKLIAALHMLLTKEETRPAKKHGNIPL; encoded by the coding sequence CCCGCGAACGGATCGAACGTCTGCTCGACGCAGGGAGTTTTCAGGAACTGGACAAATTTGTCACGCACCGGTGCACAAACTTCGGCATGGCGGAAGTTGAAGCCCCAGGCGAAGGAGTAGTCACTGGCTACGGGACAATTGACGACCGGCTGGTCTTCGTCTTTGCCCAGGACTTCACAGTGCTTGGCGGCTCTCTGGGAGAAATGCACGCCAAGAAGATCTGCAAAGTGCTGGACATGGCTTTAAAAATGGGGGCCCCGGTGATTGGCCTCAACGACTCGGGCGGGGCCCGGATCCAGGAAGCGGTAGACGCATTAAGTGGATACGGACAAATCTTCTACCGCAACACCATCGCCTCTGGCGTCATTCCCCAGATCTCGGTGATCATGGGGCCGTGCGCTGGAGGAGCGGTCTATTCTCCCGCCCTGACCGACTTTATCTTCATGGTCAAAGGGACCAGCCAGATGTTTATCACGGGCCCGCAGGTCATCAAAGCGGTAACGGGAGAAGAAGTCACGGCCGAGCAACTGGGCGGGGCGATGACGCATAACCAGACCAGCGGGGTAGCGCACTTCGCGGCGGCCAACGAAGAAGAATGCATTCAGATGATCCGCGACCTGCTGAGCTATCTGCCCAGCAACAACGCGGAGGGGACCCCGTATCGGGAACCGTATGACGTGGCTGATCGGGTTGAACCGGCTTTAAACACCATCGTGCCAGACGAAGCGAACCGGCCCTACGACATGAAGAAAGTGATCGCCGCCATCGTAGACAACAAACAATATCTGGAAGTTCAGCCGTACTACGCCCGCAACATCATCACCTGCTTCGCCCGCCTGGACGGGTACACCATCGGGATCATCGCCAACCAGCCGAACTACATGGCGGGCTGCCTGGACGTGAACGCGTCGGATAAAGCCGCGCGGTTCATCCGGTTCTGCGATGCCTTCAACATCCCGCTGTTGAACCTGGTCGATGTGCCTGGTTTCTTACCCGGGACTGGACAGGAGTACGGCGGGATCATCCGCCACGGGGCCAAGATGCTGTACGCCTATTCCGAAGCGACGGTGCCGAAGATCACCCTGGTGACTCGAAAAGCCTACGGGGGCGCTTACCTGGCCATGTGCAGCCGGGACCTGGGGGCCGACCAGGTGTTTGCGTGGCCGACGGCGCAGATCGCGGTCATGGGACCGGAGGGGGCGGCGAATATCATCTTCAAGGATGAGATCGCCAAAGCCGAGGATCCGAAGGCTGTACGGCAGCAAAAGATTGAGGAATACACGGAACGGTTTGCCAATCCTTATGTGGCGGCGCAGCGGGGATTTGTGGACGCGGTCATCGAACCGCAGGAGACCCGGCCGAAGTTAATCGCGGCTCTGCATATGCTGCTGACCAAGGAAGAAACGCGGCCCGCTAAGAAGCACGGTAACATTCCGCTGTAG
- a CDS encoding sodium:solute symporter family protein: MITYMALTIGIGLYLSKTNKSIQEFFVAKRGLGVALIIPLLFAELIAGAGTIGNAAEAFRMGFSSVWANWGMVVGCLVFVIFVSKFYRVVGAKFGVMSVPEAYKVLFDSKTRLIMLLIICLVYGIIFAQQPTAAASILGPMFKVDNNLMAWIVGAIFIIMTLTGGLKGLAWMNVVHSFVMYFGMGIAAFVCVNHVGGYGQLKATLPASFFSFAQPDFWTVVAWCIGTAVSFFAAATVVGVCFGAQSLKKANTGIALGGFLVLPFALMPALIGMAAKVHMPTIVAKNALFSMSAHVGPWIGGLAAMAIIAAIFSTAPALLLIVSTTLTRDFYKGIVKPEATDAEQLRFSQITILVIGIIATYLGMKASSILGQMLGAFQIRSVAGIVLVMALLWPRVNSTAAFWSTLLGGSLAAIWHFAGSPFGVAPLWPSAAVGLVTLFLLTLLSKEPVSEGYKRYQTALKEAETDGTI, translated from the coding sequence ATGATTACCTATATGGCGTTAACGATTGGGATTGGTCTTTATCTGAGTAAAACCAATAAGAGTATTCAGGAGTTCTTTGTCGCGAAAAGGGGACTGGGTGTGGCTTTGATTATCCCCTTGTTGTTTGCTGAACTGATCGCCGGCGCCGGGACGATTGGTAACGCGGCCGAAGCGTTTAGGATGGGATTTTCATCCGTCTGGGCTAACTGGGGAATGGTCGTCGGTTGTTTGGTCTTTGTTATTTTCGTCTCCAAGTTCTACCGTGTAGTTGGTGCTAAATTTGGCGTGATGTCTGTACCCGAAGCGTATAAGGTTTTGTTTGACTCGAAGACGCGTTTGATCATGCTCTTGATTATCTGCTTGGTTTACGGTATCATTTTTGCTCAACAGCCGACAGCAGCCGCTTCTATCTTAGGTCCTATGTTTAAAGTGGATAATAATCTGATGGCCTGGATCGTGGGAGCAATCTTTATCATTATGACCTTGACGGGTGGATTGAAAGGTCTGGCCTGGATGAACGTGGTTCACTCTTTCGTGATGTACTTTGGCATGGGGATTGCCGCTTTTGTCTGTGTGAACCATGTCGGCGGTTATGGACAACTTAAAGCGACCCTGCCTGCTTCGTTTTTCAGTTTCGCGCAACCTGACTTTTGGACAGTGGTTGCCTGGTGCATCGGGACTGCGGTCTCGTTTTTTGCCGCTGCCACTGTGGTTGGGGTTTGTTTTGGGGCGCAGAGCCTCAAAAAAGCCAATACTGGGATCGCCCTAGGCGGTTTTCTGGTGTTACCCTTTGCCTTGATGCCGGCCCTGATCGGTATGGCGGCCAAGGTGCACATGCCCACAATTGTGGCGAAAAACGCGCTCTTTTCTATGTCTGCCCACGTGGGACCGTGGATCGGCGGACTGGCTGCGATGGCGATTATTGCCGCCATATTCTCCACTGCCCCGGCCCTGCTGCTGATCGTGTCGACGACCCTGACCAGAGATTTTTACAAGGGGATAGTTAAGCCTGAGGCAACTGATGCGGAACAGTTAAGGTTTTCGCAGATTACGATCCTGGTCATTGGAATTATAGCCACGTACCTGGGGATGAAGGCCTCGTCGATTCTTGGGCAAATGTTAGGGGCTTTCCAGATCCGGTCTGTTGCCGGCATCGTGTTGGTTATGGCATTGCTCTGGCCGCGGGTGAACAGCACAGCCGCCTTCTGGTCAACCTTGCTCGGTGGTTCATTGGCCGCGATTTGGCACTTTGCGGGCAGCCCCTTTGGTGTGGCACCACTCTGGCCATCGGCAGCGGTAGGTTTAGTTACACTGTTTTTGTTAACTCTGCTGAGCAAAGAACCGGTGTCAGAGGGCTACAAACGGTATCAAACAGCACTTAAAGAGGCGGAGACCGACGGAACGATATGA
- a CDS encoding DUF2294 family protein produces MNIRTKGQLEDGLRSAFTRLHARTLGRGPKDVCVKVYGNFILVLWLSTITSVEKVIRNQPDGIEKLRRIRKDIIRASIPEFQQIIDEYLGAKIITACWDINMERNDRYLLIVIDKDVDYELKTAGVENISSTNYTRVNWPKPNRELFKVAGGLNEKTANNL; encoded by the coding sequence GTGAACATTCGCACGAAAGGACAGTTAGAAGATGGATTGAGAAGTGCTTTTACTCGCCTGCACGCCCGTACTCTAGGACGTGGGCCAAAAGACGTGTGTGTAAAAGTATACGGGAATTTTATTTTAGTCCTGTGGTTATCTACTATCACCAGTGTAGAAAAGGTAATCAGGAACCAGCCCGACGGGATCGAAAAACTGCGTCGTATTAGAAAAGATATTATCCGGGCGTCAATCCCGGAGTTTCAACAGATTATCGATGAATATTTGGGCGCCAAGATTATCACCGCTTGCTGGGACATCAATATGGAACGCAATGACCGCTACCTGTTAATCGTCATTGATAAGGATGTTGACTACGAACTGAAAACAGCTGGTGTTGAAAACATATCGTCGACCAACTATACGCGAGTAAATTGGCCAAAACCAAACCGTGAATTGTTCAAGGTGGCTGGAGGATTAAATGAGAAAACAGCCAACAACCTTTAA